A region of the Dyadobacter sp. CECT 9275 genome:
AGCCGTTAACTGAAGAGAATCAATAACCCGCAGGATCTCGTTAAAATTACGTCCGGTGGAAGCAGGATAAGTCAGCGTAAGTTTTATTTTCTTATCCGGCCCGATCACAAAAACCGACCTTACCGTTGCTTTTTCGCTTGCATTGGGATGGATCATGTCATACAGTAAAGCCACTTTTCGGCCTTCATCTGCAATGATCGGGAAATTAACCTCCGTATCACTTACTTCATTGATATCCGGAATCCAACGGTTGTGAGAATCAAGATCATCCACACTCACCGCCAGTACCTTCACATTACGTTTCTCGAATTCACCTTTCAGCAAAGCTGTTTTTCCCAATTCTGTGGTACATACCGGCGTAAAATCGGCTGGATGTGAAAACAGTAACCCCCAGCTGTCTCCCAACCATTCATGAAATTTTATTTGTCCCTTGGTGGTATTTGCTTCAAAATCGGGGGCGATATCTCCTAATCTTAGTGACATGACTCATGTTTTTTAGTGAATGAAAATAATTAATCTATTAAGCTTATAGACTTAACACAAAGTTAAATAATTTGTTCCATTCGGGGTCAAATTATTATTTAGATCATCGGAAGGATAAACTGTCCTAAAGCCCCGAAAAATACCCCTGATTTCCCTTTTTAACCGCATTTTAAGTTGTCTTTAATTGCGTTTTAATTGTACCGTGCATCCTTTGATACATAATTTCAGGTTAGAAATTATCCCTTCCTTACAACAAGAACATAACAACCTGGTAGCCAATACAAAAAAGTGATTATACATTAAGATATACTTCCTCAAAAACCTTTCCAATTTGTAAAATGGAAGCAAAAAACCAAATGTTCGATGAGCGGGAAGTGTTGCACAGGTTAAAACACTACCTGCCTGCTCAGGCCCCTTTAAAGGACTTTGTACATCACAATACGCTACAGGCATTTCAGGTTTCTAAATTTCATGACGGGATCCGCCAGGCCTCCCAAATATTCGGATACAAAGTTTCTCCTTCACTGGAAGAATACCGTTCCTTTTTTAATGCAAAGAAAATCAGCCCGGATATACTTGAGAAAATAATCATTGCACAAAAAGGCTTTAAAAATGCCGCCGTCTGGCGGGATAAAGCTTTATTAAAAAAATTCGATGATACATCTGTACCCCGCGTAGGCAGGGTGAAGGCAAACTGGAAAAAGCAGTATCACATCGACCTGGATGCGCAGGTACATCCGATCCTTTTCAGGATACTCTGCAGTTATCTTGACCAGGGTATTGCTGTCTGGAGTTTTCCCGCCAACGGCAATGGATTACTGGCCTCT
Encoded here:
- a CDS encoding peroxiredoxin; this translates as MSLRLGDIAPDFEANTTKGQIKFHEWLGDSWGLLFSHPADFTPVCTTELGKTALLKGEFEKRNVKVLAVSVDDLDSHNRWIPDINEVSDTEVNFPIIADEGRKVALLYDMIHPNASEKATVRSVFVIGPDKKIKLTLTYPASTGRNFNEILRVIDSLQLTANYSVATPADWKEGEDVIVVPAVSTEDAQKKFTKGLKIVKPYLRYTPQPNK